The nucleotide sequence CCTATCGCCGCGCTATTCGGTGATTTTTTCGAACCGGCTTGCGTCCGTTGGCGGTGACCACAACATGGATCGGCTTTGAATAGACCGGAGGGTCGTGTGCCATGTGGTTTTCGTCGGCCAGGACGAGCTGTAACGTGTGGCGGCCTAAGGGCAGGGTGACCTTGGCTTCGGTTTGACCGGCGCCGAAATGGAGATGGTTGAAGTCATTCGGTATCGGCTGGTCGAATGGCGGGAGGCTGGTATCGATCAGCAAATGTGGGATCATTCAAACCAAATGCATTCGTTCTTTATGACATGGCCGGCAATGCCGCAGAGTGGGTCGAGGATTGCTGGAGCGAGGGCTATCGTGGGGCGCCGACAGACGGATCCGCCTCGGTCAAACTAGGTTGTCGCGAGCGGGTGCTTCGCGGCGGCTCATTCAACAACGACCCAAAATATCTGCGTTCGGCGGCGCGCTTCAAATACGACTTCAACGTGCGATATCTCGCAAATGGATTTCGAGTCGTTCGCGAGAAAGACGGCGATTAGCTCAACGCCGCAATTTCTACTTGTTGGGCGAGCCGGCAGTCGCAGGATTAAAGGGCGGCTGGCGCCGAGCGCAAGCGCTGGATCAGTCGGAGGCGACGACGGCGCCTTCCCGGAACGGCGCGTGGGCAGGCGGCTGCGCCGACAATTCCTGGCAATAAATCCGATCGATCTTGCGCTGCATGAGCGCATAACAATCGCATGCGACCCTCTCGAGCCGGGCCCGATCGATCTCTACGAACCCACGCCGGTCGGACGTGACGGCGCCGGCCTCGCGCAGCTTGCTCATCGTCAGGGTCACTGTCGTCCGCCGCACCCCGAGCAATTGCGCAAGCGCCTCCTGCGTCACCGGAAGGAGATCAGCGGGAACGCGGTCGTGAAGCTGCAGGAGCCACCGCGCCATGCGGCCATCCACCCGGTGCAGCGCGTTGCAAGCGGCTACGTGCTGGAGCTGCAACAACACCGTGCGGGCGTGGACCTGCACGACATTCCTGATGGCTGCGCTTTGCGCATAGGCAGTGCGAAATTTGGCGGCGGAAATCAGCGATGCCGTTCCGGCCACGCGAGCAACCGCGGTCACGGATGAAGGCGACGGGCCGAGCACGGAGAACGAGGACAAAGCGCCCTCCCGCCCCATCAAGGTGGTTGCGACCGTTTGCCCGTCCGGCATATCGAGCATGAAGGCGATTGCGCCGCTATGGGGAAAATAGACCGGGTCGAGCTCATCGCCCGACCGCACCAGGACGGCATCGGGTTCGAACGAGACCTTCTGGAAGTAGGGTGTGAGCAAGCCGAGATCCGCTGGTGGCAAGGCCGCCAGTAGCCGATTCCCGATGCCGGAGCGGTGATCGGTCACGCTGCTGTCTGGTGAACGAGCCCCCAGTGAACGGCGGTATCCATTTTTTTCATCCACCATGATTATCCGAAATACGAATTGCCGAACGAAACTATCCAAACAGAGCCATTCGTCGAGATCAAGCACGGACAACTGCGGAACCTCGCCGGCGTTCTCGCCGCGGACCTTGCATACATCATACTATTCGCGATCTTACACACGATGGTCGTCAGAGATCCCTAGCCAGCCCGGTTGCCTCCTCGATCTCGATTTGCAGAATGCCATGCTTGTCCAGCGGAGGGCCCAACCCTTTGCCGACACCGCTCCCGAGGTTTGAAATGATTCTCTGCAGAAGCGACGGCGTATGGCTGAACGAACCGGAACGGTGGACGGCAGATGGCGACAGCCTTCAGGTAATTACCGACAAAGCCACCGATTTCTGGCGCGAAACCCATTACGGGTTCAATCGCGACAGTGGCCATTTTCTGGGCTTTCCGGCTGGGGAGGCATTCACCGCCGAACTGCGTGTCCAGGGTGACTTCCAGGCGCTCTACGATCAGGCGGGCATCATGGTGCGCATCGACGCGCACCATTGGGTCAAGGCCGGGATCGAACTCTCGGACGGGAGAGCCATGCTTGCGAGCGTGCTGACTGATGGACGATCGGATTGGGCGACGGCGCCCTACGAGCACAATTCCGACGACTTCTGGGTGCGCGCAACGGTCGCCAACGGCGTCCTTCGGCTGCAGTTTTCGGCCGACGGCAAGCTCTGGCCGCTCATGCGGCTGGCGCCGTTCGCGAGGGCGAAGTCCTACCTCGTGGGACCGATGGCTTGCACACCCGAGCGCGCCGGATTGAAAGTCGTGTTCTCAACGTTTCGACTGACACCGCCGCTTGGCAAGGATCTCCACGATCTGGGCTGACGAGCGGCGCGATCCGCAGCGCGCTTCAAAGCGGAGCTTCAACCGCATTTAGTCGATGGGAGCCTTGATGATGCGGATGAACTCTGGCCTGACCCATCGCATCGGTCCTATCCCTTGACCGGACAGCAGGCCCAGATTGTCCTGGGTCGCGGCGACGGTCTGGAACAAATTGGCCGTGCTATTGTCGGCGGGCCAAACCATCGCCGCCGTGGCGTTGTACGGATTGATCGATGAGTCGAGTTTTACCACGGGCACGCCGAGGAAAAAGGCATCAGTATCCCCGTAGGACGCATCAGCCTCATTTGACATCTCCCAATCGACCTCGTTTGTCTGCCACGATCCAAACTGGAAATAGCTTATCTTGTCCGGGGGCCAGAGATAGTAAAAGCGCGGCGTCATGCCGGCTGGAACATCCAGCACTTCCTTGCTGAACATCTTGTCGTCGAATCCCGCCCGTCCGCTAAACTTGACGCGCACCAGCTTTTCTTTGCCGGGACGGAACGTGGCCAGTCCAGCGATGGTCGTGCCGAACGGAAGCTTCAGTCTCTTGATGTCCGTCGGCGCTCTCGGTTTCAACCATATTCTGTCGCCGACGTCGGATCTGCCTGCAGCGATGCGTGGTCGCGATTGCGCGTCGCGCAAGGCATCGTCGACGTTGAGGCCATAGCCGACCTGAATGCTTTGGAAGATCGTCACCGTATCAATCGCACTCTCCTCATCGCCTTGGTTCTTCGCATAGGAAATCAACACCAAGGCGCCGAGTTGGGGGTCCGCACTGAGTCGCCGCGTCACTTCGGGGAGCCAATGTGACGTCCACTCGGCTTCGAAGCGACGGGCCTGGATGGCATTGTTGATCTTTTGCAAGACAAAATTGGCGCCCTGAAACGCCAGAGTGGCCCCCTGGAATTTGGCGTCTCCGCGCGCATTGGGACCGAACTCCTGCACGGGCGCGATTGGTGTCCCGACCTCACTTGTCGTTTTTTCCTTCGTTTGCGCGCCGCCGGACGGCG is from Bradyrhizobium sp. ISRA430 and encodes:
- a CDS encoding DUF4399 domain-containing protein; the protein is MLIDTSLPPFDQPIPNDFNHLHFGAGQTEAKVTLPLGRHTLQLVLADENHMAHDPPVYSKPIHVVVTANGRKPVRKNHRIARR
- a CDS encoding SUMF1/EgtB/PvdO family nonheme iron enzyme: MGSFKPNAFVLYDMAGNAAEWVEDCWSEGYRGAPTDGSASVKLGCRERVLRGGSFNNDPKYLRSAARFKYDFNVRYLANGFRVVREKDGD
- a CDS encoding Crp/Fnr family transcriptional regulator → MTDHRSGIGNRLLAALPPADLGLLTPYFQKVSFEPDAVLVRSGDELDPVYFPHSGAIAFMLDMPDGQTVATTLMGREGALSSFSVLGPSPSSVTAVARVAGTASLISAAKFRTAYAQSAAIRNVVQVHARTVLLQLQHVAACNALHRVDGRMARWLLQLHDRVPADLLPVTQEALAQLLGVRRTTVTLTMSKLREAGAVTSDRRGFVEIDRARLERVACDCYALMQRKIDRIYCQELSAQPPAHAPFREGAVVASD
- a CDS encoding DUF1349 domain-containing protein produces the protein MILCRSDGVWLNEPERWTADGDSLQVITDKATDFWRETHYGFNRDSGHFLGFPAGEAFTAELRVQGDFQALYDQAGIMVRIDAHHWVKAGIELSDGRAMLASVLTDGRSDWATAPYEHNSDDFWVRATVANGVLRLQFSADGKLWPLMRLAPFARAKSYLVGPMACTPERAGLKVVFSTFRLTPPLGKDLHDLG